The Podarcis muralis chromosome 14, rPodMur119.hap1.1, whole genome shotgun sequence nucleotide sequence TGGTCACTTAAGCCTTAGTTTATTACATCTCTCTTATCAAAGAGACACAAGCCCAGAAGAGCTGCTATTTAGTTACAGCTCTGTACCTTTTGAGCGGTGATGACTCCATAAGCAGCATTAAGGAGGAGGTGTTGGGCTGCGTCcacatgtaacactaagctatggtttaCAGTAACAATGGTTTATAAACCAACTACAAACCTTGCTTAACAAACAACTTTTAACCATagttaataaaccatagttaagctgctGGGGTCAtccataacactaagccatggttaaagaaactgtagtttaacaaaccatggtttagtgtgcaaaccaggccattcTCTTTTGGGATTATGCACAGGAAGCTAACAGTTGGTCCCAACTCTCTGGTTACATTTCTTAAGCGAAACTTGtatagttgctgttttgttttgtttttttaaaaagggcaaagTTTCAAAGGATTTTCTCATCTAGCAGTTTGTTGATTCCATCACAGATCTTTTTGAGGTGTGGTCGGCATTCCCCATCAAGGCTATAGAGGGCAGTGAGGAACTCCACATTTGCGAAATGGTTGAAGACGTGATTGATTCGCGCATGAGACCTGGCTGTCAGGTGCCGTTCCACGAGTTCGTGAACAAGGTCTTTGCACTCGTTCAGGAGTTCCGAGAGGACATTTTTATCGAAAGTGTACTCCACCTCGTAAAAGCTAACAATCGTCATGGCCGCTTGGTTCAGCTTCTTGCGGAACTTCTCGACAATCTCCAGCTCTTCGGAATTGAACTGATTGTTTCGGTAGAGGATCCCGATTTTGATGGCCACTTTGATCAAGTCCCTCATGATTTTGTGGGCTTCCTTCTTGTTTTTCATGTGCTCCGTGGTCACTTTGTATAACTCGTCGAAGATTTCGCTGCTGGTGTCATCAATCAGCATGTTAGCcatggtcttggtggccatttTACTCAAGATCTTTTTCTGGGCTTGCAGCGCAAGGCTCTTTGAACTGAAGTTTTCGGGACCTAAGGGTAGTGGGcagggtgggtgagtggggggggggagggatagggagagatggaaaggggggagagaagaaaggagagaaagaaaggggggaagtcATCTTTGAATAATTTGCAATGAACATTTCACAGTTCAAAGTGCCATTTACtaaatcatctatctatatctatcatctatcatctatcatctatcatctatcatctatcatctatcatctatctatcatctatctatctatctatcatctatcatctatcatctatctatctatctatctatctatctatctatctatctatctatctatctatctatcatctatctatctatctatcatctatctatctatctatcatctatctatctatctatctatctatctatctatctatctatctatcatctatctatcatcatctatctatcatcatcttctatcatctacatctatctatcatctatctatctatcatctatctatctatctatctatctatctatctatctatctatctatcatctatctatcatctatctatctgtatctgtatctatttCTGTATCTATATCCGCATTGTTTTGTAATTTATAATTATCATTAGAACAGATTTTGTCAGGTGGCACAAGATCCAAGCCCCATGGCAAGTTGCCAGGAAAAAGATAAGACAAGTGAATGTAAGGTACAAAACCGTAACTCTTATTAGggggaactgcttgcaaaaacGTGTGCAAAAGGGGAAAATGCGCTTTTGGGGAGATATACCCCTCAATGTggagggtttgactagatgagctgtggggtctcttccaactctacaattctatgagaaattcacattaacGTTTTCATGAGAACTAAAAAAAAACTGATCTGGAAATGTGCAAAACTGAACTTAAAAGACTGGAAAAGCAAGAGATAACTGAAATTCACAGATCCATCCATCTACCCCTAGTTTGTATTATGCTAGCGTTGCAGAAGGATAAAGAGGGGAGGAAATACATTGGCTCTTCAAGCCATATGGTCTCCCTCCTCTTCAAAGAGCAGCGAAAGCTTCTggagaagtaaaaataaaaaaagctgcaGTAGGCGGTGAGAATTGGCTCAGAAGCAGCGGAACGGGCCAAAAGCCTGTCACAGACAGCATGTTGACCCTGCTTGCTGAGAGGAGAAGTCTGTTTTGGTCACGGGGAGTCACTGTTGAGTGGCAGCTAGCTGCGTTGGGTCCGTTAGGAGGAGTTGGGTCTGGGGAGCAGCATGGTGGGGTGTGTTTGTGAGGCTATCCAAGAAGTCACAATACGGCACTGCTTCTGTCAGAAGCACCTAAAATGTTTCGAAGTCAGGAGCGAGTTCCTGAATTCCCACAAAACCATTATTAATAGAGCGCTGATCAAATCAGATGTTAAAAACAGCTGCGAATGTGGGACCTGCAATTCAGGATGCAATTCGAGCCTCCCAGTCCAACGGCTGTGCAGTCCCTGCTTCAATGCCCCttaggcaggggtaggcaaactaaggtccatgggccggatcaggcccaattgccttctggatctggcccgcgGGCGGTTCGGAAATCGCTGCATGGATTGCCAGCTCACGTGAATTCCTTGGCTCTTTCTTccacggcggcggcagcggcgcctcctccctccctcctcctggtttctccctgccctgcctaagggaggaagggggctgggctttgttggtacagcagcagcagtgcttgggcagccgccattttaagcagctcctctctggagcccttttgaGTGCCACTCAGCATCCCTCTGCCGCCGCCAGCCCCTttcgctcgcaagacacaggtaagcagccactggggctcgtgGGGCTCTTGAATcatcccccccctcaaaatatagtccgcccccccacaaggtctgagggacagtggaccagccccctgctggaaaagtttgctgacccctgcccttaGGGATGGAGAGCTCACCCCCTTGCCTTGCAAATCCCtcttgagaatacagtggtacctcggattaagaacttattTTGTTGTGgaggtccttaacctgaaactgttcttaacctgaggtaccagtttagctaatggggcctcctgctgctgttgcgccgctgccgcacgatttctgttctcatcctgaagcaaagttcttaacccgaggtgctatttctgggttagcggagtctgtaacctgaagcgtctgtaacctgaagcatctgtaacccgaggtaccactgtagtgccctTGGAACTTCTTTAAGAAAGCTGATAAGCTTCAGACACCGGCTGTGCTTTGCTTCTGCGACGCAGCTGCAAAGTTCTGCCTGGAGAATTCAAATGGAGAGGCCAATTTTGCGTTTATTGCCTGTTAATTCTAAAATAGCCCAGTATCTTTTTTTTGACTAGGGGGTTGGGGGTGGAGTGGGATGCAGACACAGCTATGGTTGAAATGATTCATCTTCAGCACATCTTTGACAATCTTAAAACAATGAGgggaattcttttctttttttaagaaacaactGCTGTCATTAATAAATGGTGTGCTCCAACCATGAATGCAAAATAGTTTCAATCAGACAATCCTAACCTTACAACTTTTTGTCACGttttgaccacaaacttgacatgagccaacagtcaAGTTGGCTCTagatagcatctagatcaagggaagtaatagtgccactgtattctgctttggtcagacctcacctggagtactgtgtccagttctgggcaccacagttcaagaaggacactgacaaactggaacgtgtccagaggagggcaaccaaaatggtcaaaggcctggaaacgatgccttatgaggaacggctaagggagctgggcatgtttagcctggagaagaggaggttaaggggtgatacgatagccatgttcaaatatataaaaggatgtcatatagaggagggagaaaggttgttttctgctgctccagagaagcggacacggagcaatggatccaaactacaagaaagaagattccacctaaacattaggaagaacttcctgacagtaagagctgttcaacagtggaatttgctgccaaggagtgtggtggagtctccttctttggaggtctttaagcagaggcttgacaaccatatgtcaggagtgctctgatggtgtttcctgcttggcagggggttggactcgatggcccttgtggtctattccaactctatgattctatgattctacgttcTCACCACTGCACTAGCAACGGCAATTCTGTTTTGTTTGGGAGAAGGGGCAGGTCTGctaagaaaaaatgttttaagagagCAGCAATGGATGTACTAAACCACTCCGTGGGTAGTTGGGTCAAGGTAGGCCTATGGCTATTGGTTTTTATCCAATGCTAATCGCACTcagctccttcatggatcactgccctgTTGTGGCGAAAGGGCCTGAATAACTGCAAGAAgcgatgagctatgctgtgcaggaccacccaagacggacaggtcacaGCCGAGAGTTTAAattaaatgtgatccacctggagaaggaactggcaaaccactccagtattttgccaagaaaactccatggacataaaaaaggagaagctttgagaagaaagtgagagtctccaaggcatgctctgcttcatggggtcacagagagtcgaacatgactaagacggctaaacaacaaaaaatctcACTCAGAGTAAACTtaactgaaattaataggcctaAATTAGTCATGCAACGTGCTCTttatggagctacctttgaaggtgacctggaaactacaactaatccaaaatgtggcagctagactggtggctgggagtggccaccgagaccatataacaccggtcctgaaagacctacattgactcccagtatgtttccaagcacaattcaaagtgttggtgctgacctttaaagccctaaacggccgcggtccagtatacctgaaggagcgtctccacccccatcgttcagcccggacactgaggtccagctctgaggaccttctgacagttccctctttgcgagaagtgaggctacagggaaccaggcggagggccttctcggtagtggtgcccaccctgtggaacgccatcagatatcaaggaaataaactatatgacttttagaagacatgtgaaggcagccctgtttagggatttaaaaaaaaatgatgttttattgtgtttttaatattctgttgggagccgcccaaagtggctgggaaccccagccagatgggtggggcataaacaaacaaacaaacaaacaaacaaacaaacaaacaaacaataatgcccattaattccaatgggtctactctgagtaggactagcattggctacaacccaataGCTACAAGTTTCCATTCTGTTCAACATTCATGATGGTCATCAGGAGAGTTATTTCTAGGAGAGttcagtcaataataataataataataataataacaataacaatttattattattaataccccgcccatctggctgggcttccccagctactctgggcggcttccaacaaaatattaaaatacagtaatgcaccaaacattaaaagtttccctaaacagggctgccttcagatgtcttctaaaagtccagtaattgtttttctctttgacatctggtgggaggacgttccacagggagggtgccaccaccgagaaggccctctgcctggttccctgtaatttggcttctcgcactgagggaaccgccagaaggccctcggagctggacctcagtgtctgggctgaacaatgggggtggagacacttatGGGCGTGGTAGTCCATAAGACAGGGCATTCTTGGTATAGATACCTCCTTGATGTAGCTCTCTGCTGGGGAGTATTTGATCTGTTCTCAACAGCAGacattttaaacaaaggttgAATTTTTTATTTCTCCAGGCATTTGGATCATAAAGGGAATTTGCTCTGGGTACAGTTCCACAGATACGTGTCATTTCCTGTGTTGTGGTCTGATTTTTATGGTCCTGATGATGCTTTTTATTGTGCGATTGCTTTATTGAATTTGAGTTGTCATTTGTCCTGTGCTCCTGACAGGAGGATGTGCGGGATATAAAAACAAGGACTGCTGATAcaatcaaagaactgtagcattggaagggaatccgagggccatctagtccaaccacctgaaatgctaaaaaaaaatccctgatcacccaacctgtttaaaaacctcaaatgaaggacaAGGTAAAAATccataaggcctttaagaaccatattgtcaggaaggctgtgtttaatgtctggacaaaatataaggacttactagaaaacaagaccccaaggtggctgtcaccaatggaagctaaggcccggaaaagactcaatatggaggccaattggctgaaatattgggaaataatagaaaaagaaggagatacttggagattgcagagtctTGAGAAATTaaaggataaagtgcgagactggttacactatgctcagattaaggaGGTCTTTAAGGCAGataaaaaaataggtttccaggtggaaaaatcgaaattggaaactgaactgttagaacctaagaccaaggtactttcaaaaatgtatatcttgctgttgaaatggaatacacaggatgaaactgtcaaatcagctatgataaaatgggcacaggacattgggtacaatattatgtttgctgactgggaaaagttatggaccaccggagtgaggtttacggcatgtaatgccttgaaagaaaatattatgaaaatgatatacaggtggtacatgaccccagtcaagctggcaaaaatatatcacttgcctgataacaaatgttggaaatgtaaggaaactgaaggaacattctttcacctctggtggacgagcccaaggattaaggctttctgggaaatgatttataatgagttaaaaatggtatttaaatataccttccttaagaaaccagaggccttccttctgggcattgtcagccaaggagtgctaaagaaagataaaaccttttttatgtacgcaacaacagcagcaagaatactcatcacaaagtactggaagacccaagatttacccacgctggaagaatggcagacgcaactgatagattATATGGagttggctgaaatgactggcagaattcgggacctgggagaagagacggtggaagaggactggaaaaaattcaaagactatttacaaaagcattataaattgtatgaatgttaggaaAATGCACGACTGAAAGAAACACGGCAGCAGTAAATTTATTGTAAGACATATGAGAATAAGCGATGTTTAATGAAATGATGAAACTTGAAGTAATATTATGTTCAAGCCAAATAGTTTAATTTAtgataaaaccatttaaaagttGGAACAGAATATgtgagatttataaaataagaatggaagtaaggtaacaaattgctgcatataactaTATGATTGAGAACGCAGGGAAGGGCGATGTGAGGAAGTTCAAAGATTATGAAAATATGTCTTATgaacaattttattttacttgtattttcttttctcatttttttctctctATCTTATAATCTtactttgttcttttttgtttgttatatGGTGATGGTACTTTATATGCTTGGTGGTctgtttgttgtttaaaaattgaaataaatatctttatttaaaaaaaaaaaaaacctcaaatgaaggagagtccaccacattctGAAGCAGTCCATTCTACTGTTGaaaagctcttaccatcagaaagttcttcctaatgtttagttgaaatcCCCTTTCTTAtactgtaatttgaatccattgttttgggttgtaccctctggaacagcagaaaacaagcttgtc carries:
- the TNFAIP8L3 gene encoding tumor necrosis factor alpha-induced protein 8-like protein 3; its protein translation is MDSDSGELSEGELVSSAGPENFSSKSLALQAQKKILSKMATKTMANMLIDDTSSEIFDELYKVTTEHMKNKKEAHKIMRDLIKVAIKIGILYRNNQFNSEELEIVEKFRKKLNQAAMTIVSFYEVEYTFDKNVLSELLNECKDLVHELVERHLTARSHARINHVFNHFANVEFLTALYSLDGECRPHLKKICDGINKLLDEKIL